Proteins from one Dermacentor variabilis isolate Ectoservices chromosome 1, ASM5094787v1, whole genome shotgun sequence genomic window:
- the NHP2 gene encoding NHP2 ribonucleoprotein, whose amino-acid sequence MPKIKRERTDSTYDDDHSTMHVSKKAKKIKVEDGAAVEDGMDDSAFAHENDGMDSLTYEEKLAFVNPIAKPMASKKFTKKLLKLIKKASKHKGYLYSGIKEVQAKIRRGDIGMLVLAGDVQPIDICSHIPAVCEEKGLPYIWTPSRRDLAAAMGKRRMVLICLIKEHDDYKELMAECAQVIEKEYTMV is encoded by the coding sequence ATGCCGAAAATCAAGAGGGAGCGAACGGACAGCACCTACGACGACGATCACTCCACTATGCATGTTTCGAAGAAAGCCAAGAAGATAAAAGTCGAAGATGGTGCTGCTGTGGAAGACGGCATGGACGATTCCGCATTTGCCCACGAAAATGATGGGATGGATTCTTTGACTTACGAAGAAAAGTTGGCTTTCGTCAACCCTATCGCAAAGCCCATGGCCTCGAAAAAGTTCACGAAGAAGTTGTTGAAGTTAATTAAAAAGGCTTCGAAGCACAAAGGTTATCTGTATAGTGGGATTAAAGAAGTGCAAGCCAAGATTCGCAGGGGCGACATTGGTATGTTGGTGTTGGCGGGAGATGTACAGCCAATCGACATATGCAGCCACATTCCCGCCGTCTGTGAAGAGAAAGGCTTGCCGTACATCTGGACGCCGTCTCGACGTGACCTGGCTGCTGCGATGGGAAAGAGGAGAATGGTGCTCATATGTCTCATCAAAGAACACGACGACTACAAGGAGCTGATGGCGGAATGTGCTCAGGTGATTGAGAAGGAGTACACTATGGTGTAG